One Kwoniella newhampshirensis strain CBS 13917 chromosome 13, whole genome shotgun sequence DNA window includes the following coding sequences:
- a CDS encoding Kae1-associated kinase Bud32 — protein MTSYPSPSSSLLEQGKLIKQGAEAKVYLVPSLLPRPTIYRPTNHSTAGPSSPRPSSSSSSSSSSTSTNDSGVILKYRFPKTYRHPVLDASLTSSRLTFEARSLSRAARAGVVVPQVLWVDEKGGVLGLERVEGWSVREILGGGAEGELEVEFEDGELELGEGEGQEEYGPDDTGTERIDLGGEEEGENEGMKALRRLGVSQEHLMTSIGTALARLHLTTIIHGDLTTSNMMVRLTPDGVQPYEIVMIDFGLSSTAQFPENYAVDLYVLERAFASTHPQSENLYAGVLDAYAKGLGEKKWRPIEIKLKEVRRRGRKRDMTG, from the exons ATGACATCgtatccctctccttcgtcaAGCCTGCTAGAGCAGGGCAAGCTCATCAAACAAGGTGCTGAAGCG AAAGTCTACCTCGTTCCATCATTACTCCCTCGACCGACCATCTATCGTCCTACCAACCATTCGACCGCCggtccctcctccccccgtccttcctcctcctcctcctcctcctcctcctcaacctccactAACGACAGCGGAGTCATACTGAAATACCGTTTCCCCAAAACGTATCGTCATCCAGTCCTTGACGCATCTCTCACTTCGTCCCGACTGACCTTCGAAGCTCGATCTCTGTCCCGCGCAGCTCGAGCGGGCGTCGTCGTCCCTCAAGTTCTGTgggtggacgagaagggtgGTGTACTGGGGTtggagagggtggaaggGTGGAGCGTGAGAGAGATCCTGGGTGGTGGAGCGGAGGGTGAATTAGAGGTTGAGTTTGAGGATGGGGAGCTGGAGCTgggtgaaggtgaaggtcaagaagaatATGGGCCGGACGATACAGGCACAGAAAGGATAGATcttggtggagaggaagaaggggagaacgAAGGGATGAAGGCGTTGAGACGGTTAGGAGTCAGTCAAG AACACCTCATGACATCCATCGGGACAGCTCTTGCTCGTTTACATCTTACAACTATCATCCATGGCGATCTGACAACATCCAATATGATGGTCCGTCTTACCCCAGACGGTGTGCAGCCTTATGAGATT GTCATGATCGACTTCGGCCTCTCTTCAACTGCTCAGTTTCCTGAAAACTACGCTGTCGATCTATACGTTCTAGAGAGGGCATTCGCATCGACCCATCCTCAATCGGAGAACTTGTATGCAGGA GTCTTAGACGCTTACGCAAAAGGTTtaggggagaagaagtggagacCAATTGAGATCAAGTTGAAAGAAG tacgacgaagaggtcgaaagAGAGATATGACTGGTTGA
- a CDS encoding 60S ribosomal protein uL3 gives MSHRKYEEPRHGSLAFLPRKRAARHRGRCKAFPKDDAKKPVHLTATMGYKAGMTHIVRDLDRPGSKMHKREVVEAVTVIETPPLVVVGVVGYVETPRGLRSLTTVWAEHLSDELKRRFYKNWYRSKKKAFTRYASKHTENSGASITRELERIKKYCTVVRVLAHTQISKTGLQQKKAHLMEIQVNGGSVADKVDFAKSHFEKTVDVGSVFEEDECIDIIGVTKGHGYEGVTARWGTTKLPRKTHRGLRKVACIGAWHPSKVMFSVARAGQRGYHSRTSINHKIYRIANGASGSSGATEFDLTKKDITPMGGFVRYGIVKNDFVMIKGTCVGPVKRIVTLRKALRTHTSRAHTEKVSLKFVDTSSNFGHGRFQDAAEKHAFLGQLKIKSTA, from the exons ATGTCTCACCGAAAGTACGAAGAGCCTCGACACGGTTCGCTCGCGTTCC TTCCCAGGAAGAGGGCAGCCCGACACAGGGGTCGATGCAAGGCTTTCCCCAAG GATGATGCCAAGAAGCCCGTCCACCTCACCGCCACCATGGGTTACAAGGCTGGTATGACCCACATTGTCAGGGATCTTGACCGACCTGGATCCA AGATGCACAAGAGGGAGGTTGTCGAGGCCGTCACTGTCATCGAGACTCCTCCATTGGTTGTCGTTGGTGTTGTTGGTTACGTCGAGACTCCTCGAGGCTTGAGGTCTTTGACCACCGTCTGGGCTGAGCACCTCAGTGATGAGCTCAAGAGAAGGTTCTACAA GAACTGGTACCGatcaaagaagaaggcctTCACCCGATACGCCTCCAAACACACCGAGAACAGCGGCGCTTCCATCACTCGAGAGCTCGAGCGAATCAAGAAGTACTGTACCGTTGTCCGAGTCCTCGCCCACACCCAAATCTCCAAGACTGGTCTTCAACAAAAGAAGGCTCATCTCATGGAGATCCAGGTCAACGGTGGTTCCGTCGCGGACAAGGTCGACTTCGCCAAGTCTCACTTTGAGAAGACTGTTGATGTCGGTTCCGTtttcgaggaggatgagtgcatcgacatcatcggtGTCACCAAGGGTCACGGTTACGAGGGTGTCACCGCCCGATGGGGTACTACCAAACTTCCCAGGAAGAC CCACCGAGGTCTCCGAAAGGTCGCCTGTATCGGTGCTTGGCACCCTTCCAAGGTCATGTTCTCCGTCGCCCGTGCCGGTCAACGTGGTTACCACTCCCGAACTTCGATCAACCACAAGATCTACCGAATCGCCAACGGTGCTTCCGGATCTTCTGGTGCCACCGAGTTCGACCTTACCAAGAAGGACATCACCCCCATGGGCGGTTTCGTTCGATACGGTATCGTCAAGAACGATTTCGTCATGATCAAGGGAACCTGTGTCGGTCCCGTCAAGCGAATCGTCACCCTCCGAAAGGCTCTCCGAACCCACACTTCTCGTGCTCACACCGAGAAGGTCTCCCTCAAATTCGTCgacacctcttccaacttTGGTCACGGTCGATTCCAGGATGCGGCCGAGAAGCACGCCTTCTTGGGTCAGCTCAAGATCAAGTCCACCGCTTAA